In a single window of the Osmerus eperlanus chromosome 2, fOsmEpe2.1, whole genome shotgun sequence genome:
- the LOC134034089 gene encoding interferon a3-like produces MFTLKLLSVLFALSCCDHAASEVCRWTKFQMRQLNDLSILKLSDMGGHFPVECLGKEKVARLFPENLYNSIRTEDVTVVALKTFEHVAQIFSNNLNSVSWDTDKLKLFTNYIYRQIKKLNGCVGKTGASPAPGEGVSEVSASLQTLFDQLSGILNEKKNNACAWETVRREVRYNLLSFKKFIESHE; encoded by the exons ATGTTTACTTTAAAACTTTTGAGCGTCTTATTCGCGCTGAGCTGCTGTGACCATGCTGCTTCTGAAGTCTGCAGGTGGACAAAGTTCCAGATGCGACAACTGAACGACCTGAGTATTCTGAAACTTTCTGATATGG GTGGTCATTTTCCTGTTGAGTGTCTAGGAAAGGAAAAAGTGGCGCGTTTGTTCCCAGAAAACCTGTACAATTCTATACGG ACAGAGGATGTGACCGTTGTCGCTCTGAAGACATTTGAGCACGTGGCTCAGATTTTCAGCAACAACCTAAACTCCGTTTCCTGGGACACTGATAAACTGAAGCTCTTCACTAACTACATATATCGTCAGATTAAGAAACTTAACGGATGT GTCGGAAAGACAGGCGCCTCACCTGCTCCAGGAGAGGGTGTCTCCGAGGTCAGCGCATCACTCCAGACATTGTTTGACCAGCTGAGTGGCATCCTGAACGAGAAG AAGAACAACGCATGCGCCTGGGAGACGGTGAGACGGGAAGTCCGTTACAACCTGCTGTCGTTCAAGAAGTTCATAGAGAGTCATGAGTGA
- the LOC134034080 gene encoding interferon alpha-7-like, with the protein MAIQSVACISITILLLCLVKVMSMPTCHLQRNLLKKTHHLLRDMGGNFPAQCQQDNVILAFPASAFNTSGAQQRRETTKAIHQTLERIGSLFADEDLPSAWDQKKLEDFLELVYRLTEESRCVSSSVDGDDGSETLKAFFDRLTGIVIDKSSSFCVWEVVRRELLSTLQFILKNHSDCLF; encoded by the exons ATGGCAATCCAGAGTGTGGCGTGCATCAGCATCACCATTCTCCTGCTGTGCCTCGTGAAAGTCATGTCAATGCCCACGTGTCACCTGCAGAGGAACCTGTTGAAGAAGACACATCACCTGCTCAGGGACATG GGGGGTAACTTTCCCGCGCAATGTCAGCAGGATAATGTGATACTCGCATTTCCAGCCTCCGCCTTCAACACCTCTGGTGCGCAGCAG CGGAGGGAGACCACGAAGGCAATTCACCAGACTCTGGAGAGAATCGGCTCCCTTTTCGCAGATGAAGACCTGCCGAGCGCCTGGGACCAGAAGAAGCTGGAGGACTTTCTGGAACTTGTTTACCGTCTAACCGAAGAAAGCCGCTGT GTGAGCAGCAGCGTGGATGGGGATGATGGGTCAGAGACCCTGAAAGCATTTTTTGACAGACTGACGGGGATTGTAATAGACAAG AGCTCCAGTTTCTGTGTCTGGGAGGTGGTTCGAAGGGAGCTGCTCTCCACTCTGCAGTTCATCTTGAAAAACCACTCCGACTGCCTCTTCTAG